ATAGTCGTGGATCCAGTCGAATCCATCGGCCTGCGCGCTCATGCAGGCGGCGGCCACAGGGAGGAGAAGGAAGATGAGGAGGTGGGTCAACAGCTTGCTCATGGTGTGTTCTCCGCGACGAGGTCGTCGCCGCTGTCGAAAATGCCGTCAGGACCGGCAGAGCGCAAATCGAATCCCCCGCCCTTGACCTGGTAGCGGTAGGGTCGGGACCAGGGGTCGAAACGAATGACCTGGGCCATGTACTTGGGGGTGAGCAGGTCGATCAAGGCCCGAAAGTCGACCGCCTGAGGATGCCTGGAGTGCTCCTGGCGGTAGCGTTGCAGACCCTGGGCGATCAAATTCAAATGCCGGCGGCCCGTCTCGGCCCGTTGGGCGTTGAGCAGGGCCAGCAGATGTTCGGCCTTTTCCCAGCGCCGGTCGCCCAGGCGGATCTCCTCGAGGTGCCAGACTCCCTCTTTCTTGCGCAGCTTGACGGCCGTCCTGACGGTAACCTCGGCGGTGGCGAAGTCGCCGCTGGCCTTCAGGTTCTCGACCTGGACGCTCTTTTCGCCGAGTTGGGCGCTGTCGAATCCGCCCACCGCCGCCGCAACCTGATCCTGGGTGCTCTTGCCGCAAGAACAAACGGCCACAGCCGTCAAAATAAGCGCGAAAGTAAGCCGCCTCATAACCTCATTAGAATAGCATAGGGTGAATTGCAGAGAGCCCGCGGCGGACTCGCCCGGCAGGGCGCCGGCGCGCTATCATAACCGTTTCTCGGCCCATGAAGCTTGAAACATCGGTTCAGTTCGTCAAGAAGGTGGGAGAAGTCAGAGCCGCATTGCTTTCCAAAGCGGGAATCCGCAATCTGGACGACTTGCTGCGCTACCCGCCCATGCGCTACGAGGACCGTACCCGCTTGAAACCCATCGCCAGTCTGGAGGCGGAGGAGACGGCGGCGGTTGTGGCCCGGGTGGCGGCTTGCGGGGAACACCGGGCCGGTCCCCGGCGCATCCGGCTTTTTGAAGCGGTGGCCGAAGACCAAAGCGGAAGGCTGGCCCTTAAGTTCTTCAACCGTCCCGGCCTGGAAAAGGTTCTGACGCGGGGCGTTCGGGGGGTCTTCTTCGGCACCATCCGATACGACAAGTACAGCCGCGGGCTCGCCCTCACCAATCCGGAATTCGAGGTGCTGGAGGAAGAGGACGAGACCGGTTCTCCCCACATCGGACGCATCGTCCCCGTCTACCGGCGTATCAGCAGCCTCACTCCCCGCATCCTGCGCACCATCATCTCCAACGCCCTGGATGCGCTGGAAAAGGCTGGGGGAAGGTGCCAAGACCCCTTACCCGAGGAGTTGAGGCGCCGTTACGGTTTTCCCTCCCTGCCCGAGGCTTTCCGCCAACTCCACTTTCCCCAACCGGGCGGGGCGAGGACGGAGGCGCTCCTCAAGCAGTTGGAAGACATGGCCACGCCCGTCCAGCAGCGTTTCATCTATGAAGACCTGTTCGCCTTTCAGAGCGCCGTGCAAGTGGTTCGCTCCCAGCGCACCCGGCTGCGCAAAGGACGCCGCATCGAGCTGGGCGAGAAGGAGCGGCGCACCCTCAAGAGCATCCTCCCCTTCCGCCCCACCCGGGCTCAAAAGCGCGTTTTGGGAGAGATCGTGCGCGACTTGGCCCGGCCTGAGGTGATGTCGAGACTGCTGCAGGGGGATGTGGGATCGGGCAAGACCATCGTGGCCCTGCAAGCCATGGCCGTAGCCATGGAAAACGGCTACCAGGCCGCCCTCATGGCCCCCACCGAGATACTGGCCGAGCAACACTGGCGCAGTCTTTCCCCCCTGCTTCACGATCGCACCCGCTTCCGCGCGGGATATTTGACGTCGGCTGTACAGGGAGGCCAGCGCGAGAACCTGCTCAACGATCTGAAAGAAGGCAAGATCGACCTTCTCATCGGCACTCACGCCCTGATCGAGGACCCGGTCGACTTCCATCGGCTGGGCATGATCGTGGTGGACGAGCAGCACCGCTTCGGGGTCATGCAGCGTTCGCGCCTGATGGAAAAAGGCCCGCTGCCAGACGTGTTGGTAATGACCGCCACCCCCATTCCCCGCTCTCTGGCGCTCACCCTCTACGGCGACCTCGATCTCTCGGTGCTGGACGAACTGCCTCCGGGGCGCCGGCCCGTCGAAACGGTGTTGGCGGGCGAAAAGAAGCGCGCTGAGATATACCGCGGGCTGCGCCGCCAGATCGAGAAGGGCCGCCAAGCCTACGTGGTCTATCCGCTGGTGGAAGAATCCGAGAAAGTGGATCTCAAAGCCGCCGTGGAAATGGCCGCCCACCTGCAGGAAAAAGTCTTTCCCGACCTGCGCGTCGGACTGCTGCACGGCCGCCTCAAGAGCGACGAGAAGGAAGCGGTCATGAAAGACTTCGTGGCGGGCCGGTACCACATCCTGGTCTCCACCACCGTGATCGAGGTGGGCGTCGATGTTCCCAACGCTTCCATCATGGTGATCGAGCACGCCGAGCGGTTCGGGCTTTCCCAGTTGCACCAACTGCGCGGACGCATCGGCCGGGGTTCTCACGATTCCTATTGCGTGCTGATGATCGGTCCCAAGGTGGGCCAGAAAGCCCGGCAACGCCTGCTCATCATGCGCGAAAGCAACGACGGTTTCGAGATCGCCGAAAAGGACCTGGAACTGAGGGGGCCTGGAGAATTCATCGGAACCCGCCAGTCGGGACTGCCGGAATTCGCTTTCGCAAACCTGGTGCGGGACCGCCAATGGGTGAGCCGAAGCCACCAGGACGCCCGTCACTTCATTGAGGAAAGCCTGCGCCGGGAAGGGGGAGACCGCCAACGCCTCCTCAAGCGCCTCAAAGCCCTCTTCAAGGGGCGCCTTCCCTTGGCCCGAGTGGGCTGAGTGCGCCTGTCCCGCCGCTGCCTTGGGCAAATTTTATTCAACAATGTGGAATAAACCCTTCGAACGCGCTTGGCAAAAACGATCTTGAAGCGCAGAACATGGCTTAAGCAGGGAAAAAGTTGACATTCAAACATTTGATTCAAAGAATTGGTTTCTAATTCAAAACTTTGAATGAGATGTCTCCGAAGAGGGCGGCCCGAGATTCTCTAAATCTGCGAAAACGGTTGATTTTCAACGCAAACAGAGGGATAGAGCGGCAAATGAGGAAAAGATGAGGATCAGGGCCGAAGCTTTGGCATGATTCGTGCAACGTTGTACAACCCAAGATGACGCAGTGCGTCTGACGCCATTTTGCCGGGTCCGAAGCGGAATCTTCGGACTCTACGATGTTAAACGAACGAATCGAACATGGACGTATTGCGAATCAACTCAACAGGAGAGCAACGAGCATGAGATTATCTGGTTTCAGGACCATTTCCGCTCTGCTGGTATTGCTGTTGGCGGGTCTGCCGCTGATGGCCCAAACCGGCGCGGGAGGCATCCAGGGCGTTGTGCGCGACGCCTCGGGAGGCATCATCCCGGGAGTGGAAGTGAGCATTACCAATCCGCGCACGGGCCGCACCATCAATACCATCACCAACGACAGCGGTTTTTTCACCGTGCGCTCGCTGCCCGCGGGCAGCTACGAGGTCAAGGCCTCGATTGAAGGCTTCAAGACCAAGATCATCAACGTGGCCATCGAAGTCGGCGCCATGGCCAACGGCGACGTCACTTTGGAAGTGGGTACGCCGGACGAAGTCATCACGGTTTCGGGCGAGGCCATCCGGGTCGACACCGTCGACCACGAGGTGAGCGGGGCCATCACTTCGGAGCAGGTGCGCAACCTGCCTCTGAACGGCCGCAACTTTCTCGACTTGGCCCAAACCCAGCCGGGCGTGCAGTTGGTGGACGGCGGATCCTTCGACCCCACCAAGAACCAGTTCACCGGCATCTCGGTGGCCGGCCGCAGCGGCCGCGTAACCCGTATTTCCATTGACGGCATCGACATCTCCGACGAGACTGTCGGAACCACCACCCAGAACATCTCGGTGGACGCCGTTCAGGAATTCGAGGTGAGTCAGTCTTCCTACGACGCCTCCACCTCGCTGGGTTCGGCTGGTTCGGTCAACATCATCACCAAGAGCGGCAGCAACGAGTTTCACGGCAGCGGATTCATCTTCTACCGTGACGAAGAAGTGGCCGCCCTGCCCACCACCCGCACCG
The genomic region above belongs to Acidobacteriota bacterium and contains:
- the recG gene encoding ATP-dependent DNA helicase RecG; translated protein: MTVSRPMKLETSVQFVKKVGEVRAALLSKAGIRNLDDLLRYPPMRYEDRTRLKPIASLEAEETAAVVARVAACGEHRAGPRRIRLFEAVAEDQSGRLALKFFNRPGLEKVLTRGVRGVFFGTIRYDKYSRGLALTNPEFEVLEEEDETGSPHIGRIVPVYRRISSLTPRILRTIISNALDALEKAGGRCQDPLPEELRRRYGFPSLPEAFRQLHFPQPGGARTEALLKQLEDMATPVQQRFIYEDLFAFQSAVQVVRSQRTRLRKGRRIELGEKERRTLKSILPFRPTRAQKRVLGEIVRDLARPEVMSRLLQGDVGSGKTIVALQAMAVAMENGYQAALMAPTEILAEQHWRSLSPLLHDRTRFRAGYLTSAVQGGQRENLLNDLKEGKIDLLIGTHALIEDPVDFHRLGMIVVDEQHRFGVMQRSRLMEKGPLPDVLVMTATPIPRSLALTLYGDLDLSVLDELPPGRRPVETVLAGEKKRAEIYRGLRRQIEKGRQAYVVYPLVEESEKVDLKAAVEMAAHLQEKVFPDLRVGLLHGRLKSDEKEAVMKDFVAGRYHILVSTTVIEVGVDVPNASIMVIEHAERFGLSQLHQLRGRIGRGSHDSYCVLMIGPKVGQKARQRLLIMRESNDGFEIAEKDLELRGPGEFIGTRQSGLPEFAFANLVRDRQWVSRSHQDARHFIEESLRREGGDRQRLLKRLKALFKGRLPLARVG
- a CDS encoding type II secretion system protein GspG; its protein translation is MRRLTFALILTAVAVCSCGKSTQDQVAAAVGGFDSAQLGEKSVQVENLKASGDFATAEVTVRTAVKLRKKEGVWHLEEIRLGDRRWEKAEHLLALLNAQRAETGRRHLNLIAQGLQRYRQEHSRHPQAVDFRALIDLLTPKYMAQVIRFDPWSRPYRYQVKGGGFDLRSAGPDGIFDSGDDLVAENTP